The Thioalkalivibrio thiocyanodenitrificans ARhD 1 genome window below encodes:
- a CDS encoding sensor histidine kinase, translated as MTTGGYTARRHAVPHTWWFIGGLLLLVLLLGMVLFLVPPSPPLAGAAAILIALGVLVGLVAGYGLSTARFRQGLNGLHKGLILAQDGNLKPVEVPRFMDPALDRLYQDYNHTITTLGGMFSLVEECQNRVLSERNRMNVVVQVLPAGLLGVDDNLYINTANRQAEILFGMRQRYLVGSSLFDILKLSDETREILRDAFLYKQNIRNQVINVELDAKERWLSVNLSFVTEKEGEMAAVITLLDITDYKLLQETVSTREKLVAMGQLAAGVAHELNTPLGSILGYSQLLLETTDEPEKAARFAHVISDETKRCSRIIQNLLNYARKEQCQGDNCDVNTLIDEVVDTLISCRLKHHRITLERELNGRPLVDGGCGELDIVLTNLLINSVQALHDVKNPRVRIRTEQASGGEVSIIVEDNGPGIPRELRARVFEPFFTTKDVGEGSGLGLSISHAMVTRRGGTLRYDTEYEDGARFVIRLPGSLTKDH; from the coding sequence GTGACGACGGGCGGTTATACCGCCCGTCGTCACGCTGTGCCCCATACCTGGTGGTTCATCGGGGGCTTGTTGCTGCTGGTGTTGCTTCTGGGGATGGTGCTGTTCCTTGTCCCGCCCTCTCCCCCTCTGGCCGGTGCGGCAGCCATACTGATTGCCCTCGGTGTGCTGGTCGGTCTGGTGGCCGGCTACGGGTTGTCCACCGCGCGATTCCGCCAGGGCCTCAATGGACTCCACAAGGGTCTGATACTGGCCCAGGACGGCAATCTCAAACCGGTCGAGGTGCCGAGGTTCATGGACCCGGCCCTGGACCGGCTGTACCAGGACTACAACCACACCATCACCACGCTGGGCGGCATGTTCTCGCTGGTCGAGGAGTGTCAGAACCGGGTGCTGAGCGAACGCAACCGGATGAATGTGGTGGTGCAGGTGCTGCCCGCGGGCCTGCTCGGTGTGGATGACAATCTCTATATCAATACGGCCAACCGGCAGGCAGAGATCCTGTTCGGCATGCGCCAGCGCTACCTGGTGGGCTCCAGCCTGTTCGACATCCTCAAGCTCAGCGACGAGACCCGGGAGATCCTGCGCGATGCGTTTCTCTACAAGCAGAACATCCGCAACCAGGTCATCAACGTGGAACTCGATGCCAAGGAGCGCTGGCTGTCCGTGAACCTCTCGTTCGTGACGGAGAAAGAAGGGGAAATGGCCGCGGTGATCACCCTGTTGGACATCACCGACTACAAGCTCCTGCAGGAGACGGTGTCCACCCGGGAGAAGCTGGTGGCCATGGGACAGTTGGCCGCGGGTGTGGCCCACGAGTTGAACACCCCGCTGGGCAGCATCCTCGGCTATTCCCAGCTGCTGCTCGAGACCACGGATGAGCCGGAGAAAGCGGCCCGTTTCGCCCATGTCATCAGCGACGAGACCAAGCGCTGTTCCCGTATCATACAGAACCTGCTCAACTACGCCCGCAAGGAGCAGTGCCAGGGGGACAACTGTGACGTCAATACCCTGATCGACGAGGTGGTCGATACCCTGATCAGCTGCCGCCTCAAGCACCACAGGATCACCCTGGAGCGCGAACTCAACGGGCGCCCGCTGGTGGATGGAGGCTGTGGCGAGCTGGACATCGTGCTCACCAATCTGCTGATCAATTCGGTTCAGGCGCTGCATGACGTCAAGAACCCCAGGGTCAGGATACGCACCGAACAGGCGTCCGGGGGAGAGGTATCCATCATTGTCGAGGACAACGGACCGGGCATTCCCCGCGAGCTGCGCGCGCGTGTCTTCGAGCCGTTCTTCACCACCAAGGACGTGGGCGAGGGTAGCGGCCTCGGTTTGTCCATCAGTCACGCCATGGTGACGCGCCGTGGCGGTACACTTCGCTATGACACCGAATATGAAGACGGCGCAAGATTCGTCATCCGCCTTCCAGGCAGCCTGACCAAAGACCACTGA
- a CDS encoding sulfurtransferase: protein MRRLTDHLKTYGGRGATVALAGLALALAGCVGGESSSSGQVQTNTPAQIAQESADNYNDNVNGLITGATLSRWLSDWENERPPGVTGRLVVMQLGTGPEGAEFVRHDDPNVATYPFNQSEISMDRNNGVTVTRTLVADGPTMDAFFKKHALDPRNDMIVCARASGSIFSQGRCWYTLRYWGVPARNLAFLNGDFGWQVNPANPDRMQPSDFTSAPATPPGHGTVSVRDLPEDNFGLIATAEDIMAVATFGPANDTTDGVLIWDARGANQYSAGEAFELGQAGCTEAYCGPIADYMSTFQNRATRQGHPHGTLQLQWPRMVVGSEGNRFKSKAELMAYMNGEVDSNGIGFIDYTYQPVGVGNAYQQGDTMYVYCETTQRAQVTGFVAAAILGLPTRYYDGAMVEWNSLSNIITEDGTPILPADSPWRTDLADLSFFRVADDPSKIEQREIVDPYAARTNAHLVEDRNYKYGLGGPAAPGAPGGGNGGVAPPANPCGG, encoded by the coding sequence ATGCGACGATTGACGGACCATCTGAAGACATACGGGGGGCGCGGTGCCACGGTTGCCCTGGCGGGCCTGGCCTTGGCGCTTGCCGGTTGTGTGGGCGGCGAGAGCAGCAGCAGCGGTCAGGTGCAGACCAACACGCCGGCCCAGATTGCCCAGGAATCGGCCGACAACTACAACGACAACGTCAACGGCCTGATCACCGGCGCCACGCTGAGTCGCTGGCTGAGCGACTGGGAGAACGAACGCCCGCCCGGCGTCACCGGGCGCCTCGTGGTCATGCAACTCGGCACCGGTCCGGAAGGGGCGGAGTTCGTCCGCCACGACGATCCCAATGTCGCCACGTATCCGTTCAACCAGAGCGAGATCTCCATGGACAGGAACAACGGCGTGACCGTCACGCGGACGCTGGTGGCGGACGGCCCGACCATGGACGCCTTCTTCAAGAAGCATGCGCTCGATCCAAGAAACGACATGATCGTGTGCGCCCGCGCCAGCGGAAGCATCTTCTCCCAGGGCCGCTGCTGGTACACGCTGCGCTACTGGGGCGTGCCGGCCCGCAACCTCGCCTTCCTGAACGGGGATTTCGGCTGGCAGGTGAATCCCGCCAACCCCGACCGGATGCAGCCTTCGGACTTCACCTCCGCGCCGGCCACGCCGCCGGGGCACGGCACCGTCAGCGTCCGGGACCTGCCCGAGGACAACTTCGGCCTGATCGCCACCGCCGAGGACATCATGGCGGTCGCGACCTTCGGTCCGGCGAACGACACCACCGACGGCGTACTCATCTGGGATGCCCGCGGCGCCAACCAGTACTCCGCCGGCGAGGCCTTTGAGCTGGGCCAGGCGGGTTGCACCGAAGCCTACTGCGGACCCATCGCCGATTACATGAGCACGTTCCAGAACCGGGCGACCCGTCAGGGGCATCCGCACGGTACCCTGCAGCTCCAGTGGCCCCGCATGGTCGTGGGCTCGGAAGGCAACCGCTTCAAGAGCAAGGCCGAACTGATGGCCTACATGAACGGTGAGGTGGACTCCAACGGCATCGGCTTCATCGACTACACCTACCAGCCGGTGGGCGTAGGCAATGCCTACCAGCAGGGCGACACCATGTACGTGTATTGCGAGACCACCCAGCGCGCCCAGGTCACCGGGTTCGTGGCGGCCGCCATTCTTGGTCTGCCCACGCGCTACTACGACGGCGCCATGGTCGAATGGAATTCCCTGTCCAACATCATCACCGAGGACGGGACCCCCATTCTGCCCGCCGACTCCCCGTGGCGGACCGACCTGGCGGACCTGTCGTTCTTCCGCGTGGCGGACGATCCGTCCAAAATCGAGCAGCGCGAGATCGTCGACCCTTACGCGGCACGCACCAATGCCCATCTCGTCGAAGATCGCAACTACAAGTACGGGCTGGGCGGCCCGGCCGCACCGGGTGCCCCGGGTGGCGGTAACGGCGGCGTCGCCCCGCCGGCAAACCCGTGCGGGGGTTGA
- a CDS encoding multiheme c-type cytochrome, producing the protein MTRRTAFGLLALTVAALLAFAGVQFLAREDGTRAASTAPVAVDAFLEAHWGFPVEPQGMPPARFSPEEAALGARACGECHATQYEDWQISRHSDTMNAGIRWQFHVFSQAESNKCMDCHAPLAEQKALAALDMGWPNAPDAQPPSHIPGNLHLQGLTCAACHVRGHERFGPESRIGLSGDEDGLPHDGFTPRAAFSDSRFCAACHQFPEDGPRLNGKLRQDTYNEWLQSDHAAQGITCQGCHMPDRRHLWRGISDPEMVRRAVALDLVGRAADDGHMDVELTIANVGAGHHFPAYMVPRVDVRVLLLDPDGEEREQILHHVIQWRATVDLSTEEFDNRLAAGQSVLLSARPRLPKDPEGWSVVLHMDVAPKEHYERMYRDMMRQADRMNPETVRLLRQAMAEAAGLRYRALDERVALARSVRLSLRHEGQPHPASEP; encoded by the coding sequence ATGACCCGACGCACAGCCTTTGGCCTCCTTGCCCTGACCGTTGCGGCCCTCCTTGCCTTCGCCGGTGTGCAGTTCCTGGCCCGGGAGGACGGCACGCGGGCGGCAAGCACCGCGCCTGTGGCCGTGGACGCCTTTCTGGAAGCCCACTGGGGTTTCCCCGTGGAGCCCCAGGGCATGCCGCCCGCGCGCTTCAGCCCCGAAGAAGCCGCACTCGGCGCCCGCGCCTGCGGCGAGTGCCACGCCACGCAATACGAGGACTGGCAGATCAGCCGCCACAGCGACACCATGAACGCCGGCATCCGCTGGCAGTTCCACGTGTTCAGCCAGGCGGAATCCAACAAGTGCATGGACTGCCACGCGCCCCTTGCGGAGCAGAAGGCCCTGGCGGCACTGGACATGGGCTGGCCGAACGCACCGGACGCGCAACCGCCGTCCCACATTCCCGGCAACCTGCATCTCCAGGGACTCACCTGTGCCGCCTGCCACGTGAGGGGCCACGAGCGCTTCGGTCCGGAGTCGCGCATCGGCCTCTCCGGGGACGAGGACGGCCTGCCCCACGATGGATTCACGCCCCGCGCGGCATTCAGTGACAGCCGGTTCTGTGCCGCCTGTCACCAGTTTCCCGAGGATGGCCCGCGACTCAACGGCAAGCTGCGACAGGACACCTACAACGAGTGGCTGCAATCAGACCATGCAGCGCAGGGCATCACCTGTCAGGGCTGTCACATGCCCGACCGCCGTCACCTGTGGCGCGGCATCAGTGACCCGGAGATGGTTCGCCGGGCGGTGGCGCTCGACCTTGTCGGGCGGGCGGCGGATGACGGACACATGGACGTCGAGCTGACCATCGCAAACGTGGGTGCCGGCCATCATTTCCCCGCCTACATGGTGCCCCGGGTGGATGTCCGGGTGCTGTTGCTCGATCCCGATGGGGAGGAGCGGGAACAGATTCTGCATCACGTGATCCAGTGGCGCGCCACGGTCGACCTGAGCACGGAGGAATTCGACAACCGCCTTGCGGCGGGGCAGTCCGTTTTGCTCTCCGCGCGCCCGCGCCTGCCAAAGGATCCCGAAGGATGGTCGGTCGTGCTGCACATGGACGTGGCGCCCAAGGAACACTACGAGCGCATGTACCGGGACATGATGCGCCAGGCGGACCGTATGAATCCGGAGACCGTCCGACTGCTGCGTCAGGCCATGGCGGAGGCGGCCGGCTTGCGTTACCGGGCCCTGGATGAGCGGGTTGCCCTGGCACGCTCCGTGCGCCTGTCCCTGCGCCATGAGGGCCAGCCGCACCCGGCCTCTGAACCCTAG
- the ltrA gene encoding group II intron reverse transcriptase/maturase — translation MQRAWKRVKANKGAAGVDGLDIARTGEHLKHAWPSIRQQLLDGTYRPQPVRRVGIPKPDGSERELGIPTVTDRLIQQALLQVLQPQIDPTFSEHSHGFRPGRRARDAVLAAQRYVSQGCHIVVDIDLSKFFDRVNHDILIERLSRRVNDAGVIRLVRAYLSAGILDGGVVIERVGGTPQGGPLSPLLANVLLDEVDRALERRGHRFARYADDCNVYVRSQKAGERVMRLLRRCYDKLRLRINESKSAVARVFGRKFLGYALWRSGDGEVRRGVSEKALEAFRQRVRQLTRRNSGCSMAEVIGRLRSYLLGWKGYFGLAQTPSVWRRLDEWIRRRLRSLQLKQWRRGKTIYRELIRLGASARVAQSVAALSRRWWHNSLSAVHHVLTIAYFERLGVPRLS, via the coding sequence ATGCAACGCGCCTGGAAGCGCGTGAAGGCAAACAAGGGAGCTGCGGGTGTTGACGGTCTGGACATAGCCCGGACGGGAGAACACCTCAAACACGCATGGCCGAGCATCCGGCAGCAGTTGCTGGACGGCACGTACAGGCCGCAGCCTGTGCGGCGCGTGGGCATCCCGAAGCCGGACGGGAGCGAACGGGAGTTGGGGATACCCACCGTCACCGACCGTCTGATTCAGCAGGCACTGCTGCAAGTGCTGCAACCGCAGATTGATCCGACCTTCAGCGAGCACAGCCACGGGTTCCGTCCCGGTCGCCGGGCGCGGGACGCGGTGCTGGCCGCGCAGCGCTACGTGAGCCAAGGTTGCCACATCGTGGTGGACATCGACCTGTCGAAGTTCTTCGACCGGGTCAACCACGACATCCTGATCGAGCGCCTGAGCAGGCGCGTGAACGATGCCGGGGTCATCCGGCTGGTGCGTGCCTACCTGAGCGCGGGCATCCTGGATGGCGGTGTGGTGATCGAGCGCGTGGGGGGGACGCCGCAGGGCGGCCCGCTCTCGCCGCTGTTGGCCAACGTGTTGCTGGACGAAGTGGATCGAGCGCTTGAACGCAGAGGCCATCGCTTCGCCCGCTACGCCGACGACTGCAACGTGTACGTGCGCAGTCAGAAGGCGGGCGAGCGGGTGATGCGTCTGCTGCGGCGCTGTTACGACAAACTGCGCTTGCGGATCAATGAATCCAAGAGTGCGGTGGCCCGCGTATTCGGCCGCAAATTCCTTGGTTACGCCCTGTGGCGGTCCGGGGATGGCGAGGTGCGACGCGGGGTGTCGGAAAAGGCGCTGGAGGCGTTCAGGCAGAGGGTCAGGCAACTGACCCGGCGCAACAGCGGGTGCAGCATGGCAGAGGTGATCGGCAGGTTGCGCAGTTATCTGCTGGGCTGGAAAGGGTACTTTGGGTTGGCGCAAACCCCCAGTGTCTGGCGCAGGCTGGACGAGTGGATACGCCGCCGCCTACGGTCCTTGCAGCTCAAACAGTGGCGACGCGGCAAGACGATCTACCGGGAACTGATCCGGCTGGGAGCCAGTGCCCGGGTGGCGCAATCGGTGGCGGCGCTGAGCCGCCGCTGGTGGCATAACAGCCTCTCTGCCGTGCACCACGTGCTGACGATTGCCTATTTTGAGCGGCTGGGAGTGCCGCGTCTCTCATGA
- a CDS encoding sulfurtransferase TusA family protein codes for MIPWFRWRRPNKNMQAAHATTGSSFEVDVPGVGLLAVARSVNCVGDGCPKPQLLTLKALNQVQVGDVVELVSDNPTAVETIPAMMMAVYGSHIATIRGDGCWKVYVRKGI; via the coding sequence ATGATTCCCTGGTTTCGCTGGAGACGGCCCAACAAGAACATGCAGGCAGCACACGCCACAACCGGTTCGTCATTTGAAGTGGATGTGCCCGGGGTGGGCCTGCTGGCGGTTGCGCGCAGCGTCAACTGCGTGGGAGACGGCTGCCCCAAACCGCAGCTGCTGACCCTCAAGGCCCTGAACCAGGTGCAGGTGGGGGACGTGGTGGAACTGGTCTCGGACAACCCCACGGCCGTGGAGACCATCCCGGCCATGATGATGGCTGTCTATGGCAGCCACATTGCGACCATCCGCGGCGATGGTTGCTGGAAGGTCTACGTGCGCAAGGGCATCTAG
- the extI gene encoding selenite/tellurite reduction operon porin ExtI → MRTETLAPVFRAKRLTTALAALALAGGAAGVQAGPVIMYGDEGFLQLNYELQIWSQYRDFRSNALDGDTYDTFLRRNRITVLGQYNDYIGFYAQLEAGNESRAGQDDRSVYYRDAYVTFDWSDPVRLIAGRFKSTFSRENLEACLEPLTLDRGIPSYAMGKTRDTGIALWGNLADARWQYRLMVADGLEGDNVPKTSPRITGRIHYSAFDPEYSYGYRGTYLGTQRVLTIGAAYDFQQDAVYANLPARSDARDYSAWTVDAFYEEPTAAGTLTLSAAYYDYSVDGALEGDPLLVDNSLTPTADMTSYYVKGGWLFPNRIGIGRLQVYARHESSDYNRSDDFYDQTINAIGANYYIDGQNVKFTFEYMDVSFDEEHPTINSLKDHKQATLGFQLLF, encoded by the coding sequence ATGAGAACAGAAACACTCGCGCCCGTCTTCCGGGCAAAGCGCCTCACCACAGCACTGGCCGCTCTGGCGTTGGCCGGGGGCGCCGCCGGCGTACAGGCCGGACCGGTGATCATGTACGGCGACGAAGGATTTCTGCAGCTCAACTATGAGCTGCAGATATGGTCCCAGTACCGGGACTTCCGATCCAACGCCCTCGACGGCGATACCTACGACACCTTCCTGCGCCGGAACCGCATCACCGTCCTGGGGCAGTACAATGATTACATCGGCTTTTATGCCCAGCTTGAGGCCGGGAACGAAAGTCGGGCCGGGCAGGATGATCGTTCTGTCTATTACCGCGACGCCTATGTGACCTTCGACTGGAGCGACCCGGTACGCCTGATCGCCGGGCGGTTCAAGAGCACCTTCAGCCGCGAGAATCTGGAGGCCTGCCTGGAACCCCTGACCCTGGATCGGGGTATTCCTTCCTATGCCATGGGCAAGACCCGGGATACCGGCATCGCGCTGTGGGGCAACCTCGCCGACGCCCGCTGGCAGTACCGCCTGATGGTGGCGGACGGGCTCGAGGGCGACAACGTGCCCAAGACGTCGCCCCGGATCACGGGCCGCATCCATTACAGTGCATTCGATCCGGAGTACTCCTACGGGTACCGGGGCACCTATCTGGGCACCCAGCGCGTGCTGACCATCGGCGCGGCCTACGACTTCCAGCAGGATGCCGTGTACGCCAACCTGCCGGCGCGGTCCGACGCCAGGGACTATTCCGCCTGGACCGTGGACGCGTTCTACGAAGAACCCACTGCGGCCGGCACCCTGACCCTGTCAGCGGCCTACTACGACTACAGCGTGGACGGCGCCCTCGAGGGGGATCCGCTACTGGTGGACAACAGCCTGACGCCGACGGCGGACATGACGTCTTACTACGTCAAGGGCGGTTGGCTGTTCCCGAATCGCATCGGTATCGGCCGGCTCCAGGTGTATGCGCGCCACGAGTCTTCCGACTATAATCGCAGCGACGATTTTTATGACCAGACCATCAACGCGATCGGAGCCAATTACTACATAGATGGCCAGAACGTGAAGTTCACCTTCGAGTACATGGATGTGAGCTTCGATGAGGAGCACCCCACGATCAATTCCCTGAAGGATCACAAACAGGCCACGTTGGGGTTCCAGCTTCTGTTCTAG
- a CDS encoding sulfurtransferase TusA family protein: MSVKFEKSGEGEYMLDVTGYTCPHPQMYTKKALQKMEAGALLTLVFDNPSSGESIMSMCESDGNELVERSDQGGTYTWKIRKV, from the coding sequence ATGTCCGTGAAATTCGAGAAATCCGGTGAAGGCGAGTACATGCTGGACGTGACCGGTTACACCTGCCCGCATCCGCAGATGTATACCAAGAAGGCGCTGCAGAAGATGGAGGCGGGCGCCCTGCTCACCCTGGTGTTCGACAATCCCTCATCCGGCGAGTCCATCATGTCCATGTGCGAGAGTGACGGCAACGAACTGGTGGAGCGCAGCGACCAGGGCGGCACGTACACCTGGAAGATCCGGAAGGTCTGA
- the ubiB gene encoding ubiquinone biosynthesis regulatory protein kinase UbiB has translation MSRAIPLLTPAQVWRLVTINLVLIRHGLDEVVFAIHLFRPLRFTLYLLPWNWFRGRRAARGERIRRALEDLGPIFIKFGQMLSTRRDLLPDDIAAELSRLQDRVPPFPSDEARVIIERSLEQPIEAVFSRFDDRPLASASIAQVHSARLHDGREVVVKVVRPQIRRVIRRDLELMYILAGLAERYWSEGARLRPVEVVQEYEKTIMDELDLVREAANAAQLRRNFADSRLLYIPEVDWDHTRQEVMVMERIDGIPVSDMAMLRSHGVDLKLLAERGVEIFFTQVFRHNFFHADMHPGNIFVSRVNPEDPSYLAVDFGIVGTLLPSDQRYLAENFYAFFNRDYRRVAELHVQSGWVPADTRVDEFESAIRSVCEPIFQRPLKDISFGHLLLRLFQTARRFNMQVQPQLVLLQKTLLNIEGLGRDLYPDLDLWTTAKPFIERWMDEQVGVRAMIRGMRRHLPVILEKLPEMPGLLHDALTARSRMEVYQASRSDRIDALRREVRAANRRTVLALMGGALLLSAVLLATLTDLPGALGLPWVGWVLAGGAALSLAGSLAPR, from the coding sequence GTGAGCCGCGCCATTCCGCTGCTTACGCCGGCGCAGGTCTGGCGGCTGGTCACCATCAACCTGGTGCTGATCCGCCACGGCCTCGACGAGGTGGTGTTCGCCATCCACCTGTTTCGCCCCCTGCGGTTCACCCTCTACCTGCTGCCCTGGAACTGGTTCCGGGGCCGCCGCGCCGCCCGCGGCGAGCGTATCCGCAGGGCGCTGGAGGATCTCGGTCCCATCTTCATCAAGTTCGGGCAGATGCTCTCCACCCGCCGCGACCTGCTGCCGGACGACATCGCCGCGGAGCTGTCCCGCCTGCAGGACCGCGTGCCGCCGTTCCCGAGCGACGAGGCCCGGGTCATCATCGAGCGTTCCCTGGAACAACCCATCGAGGCGGTGTTCAGCCGCTTTGACGACCGACCGCTCGCGTCCGCTTCCATCGCCCAGGTGCACAGCGCGCGTCTGCATGACGGGCGCGAGGTGGTGGTCAAGGTGGTGCGTCCCCAGATCCGGCGGGTCATCCGCCGGGATCTGGAACTGATGTACATCCTCGCCGGCCTGGCGGAGCGCTACTGGTCCGAGGGCGCCCGCCTGCGCCCGGTGGAGGTGGTCCAGGAGTATGAAAAGACCATCATGGACGAACTGGATCTGGTGCGCGAGGCCGCCAACGCGGCGCAACTGCGGCGTAACTTCGCGGACTCGCGCCTGCTCTACATTCCCGAGGTGGACTGGGACCACACCCGCCAGGAGGTGATGGTCATGGAGCGCATCGACGGCATCCCCGTGTCTGACATGGCGATGCTGCGATCCCATGGCGTGGACCTCAAGCTGCTGGCCGAGCGGGGAGTGGAGATCTTCTTCACCCAGGTGTTCCGCCACAATTTCTTCCACGCGGACATGCATCCCGGCAACATCTTCGTCAGCCGCGTGAATCCGGAGGACCCCAGCTATCTCGCCGTTGATTTCGGCATCGTCGGCACGCTGCTGCCTTCGGACCAGCGTTACCTGGCGGAGAATTTCTACGCGTTCTTCAATCGGGACTATCGGCGCGTGGCGGAACTGCACGTGCAATCCGGCTGGGTGCCGGCCGATACCCGCGTGGACGAGTTCGAGTCCGCCATTCGCAGTGTCTGCGAACCCATCTTTCAGCGGCCGCTGAAGGATATCTCCTTCGGCCACCTGCTGCTGCGCCTGTTCCAGACCGCGCGCCGCTTCAATATGCAGGTCCAGCCCCAGCTCGTGCTGCTGCAGAAGACCCTGCTCAATATCGAGGGGCTGGGGCGCGACCTCTACCCGGACCTGGATCTGTGGACCACCGCAAAGCCGTTCATCGAGCGGTGGATGGACGAACAGGTGGGCGTGCGCGCCATGATCCGCGGCATGCGCCGCCACCTGCCGGTCATTCTGGAAAAGCTGCCCGAGATGCCCGGGTTGCTGCACGATGCACTCACCGCCAGAAGCCGCATGGAGGTTTACCAGGCATCCCGGAGCGACCGGATCGACGCCCTGCGCCGGGAGGTTCGGGCGGCCAACCGGCGCACGGTCCTGGCTCTGATGGGGGGTGCGCTGCTCCTGTCGGCCGTCCTGCTGGCTACCCTGACGGATCTGCCCGGCGCCCTGGGCCTGCCCTGGGTCGGCTGGGTGCTGGCCGGGGGCGCGGCCCTGTCTCTGGCGGGCAGTCTCGCGCCCCGCTGA
- a CDS encoding YeeE/YedE family protein: MSNNREAVGAGLASANGVSVKHKGGVYAAAILALVALVSLVFVSMDSRFVYLLVYVWFGLVYGLLLQYGRFCMASAVRDLFAVGVPRMAVGVMIAVALYSLTAAAVTMAGFSTFYPHPVGWHIIIGGAIFGFGIVFTGGCASSSLYKSGEGNVGSMLVLVSISFSQAWFVSADWFSGLAPESWTRSAAEKGMPEELTVTSTWFDQFMAGYIWDLQGGTVAQMMGMEGTFTGIFIGNAFLAAILPTFVILVLLYALSFRKGYLRRSKIDNPTFGDHVRGMKAMFTSSKNTAYAGLGLGVFAGLQMWTTGAMRDHYQIFNFGELLEDMGYTAQVSIQGTVFDPGYWYITTQEAQWGGWILDKLGADTTSNIYFGLENGIPNPLLNAPGLMSVGIILGAAMLANINREFKWKWPSLEVAIFALVGGALMGIGARVGMGCNIGAFFAAVTNGDLTGWIFLIGMALGGYFGVKAISWWINWQASRKDDEFAL; encoded by the coding sequence ATGAGCAATAACAGAGAAGCAGTCGGCGCTGGGCTTGCGTCTGCAAACGGGGTCTCCGTCAAGCACAAGGGCGGCGTCTATGCCGCGGCGATCCTGGCGCTCGTGGCGCTGGTCTCCCTGGTCTTCGTGTCCATGGACTCGCGCTTTGTCTATCTGCTCGTATACGTGTGGTTCGGCCTGGTCTACGGGCTTCTCCTGCAGTACGGGCGCTTCTGCATGGCATCCGCCGTGCGCGACCTGTTCGCGGTGGGCGTGCCGCGAATGGCCGTGGGCGTGATGATTGCGGTGGCCCTTTATTCCCTTACCGCCGCCGCCGTGACCATGGCCGGGTTCAGCACGTTCTATCCCCATCCCGTCGGCTGGCACATCATCATCGGCGGCGCCATCTTCGGTTTCGGCATCGTCTTCACGGGCGGTTGCGCCTCGTCGTCTCTCTACAAAAGCGGCGAGGGCAACGTGGGCTCCATGCTGGTGCTGGTGAGCATTTCCTTCTCCCAGGCGTGGTTCGTCTCCGCCGACTGGTTCAGCGGTCTCGCCCCGGAGTCCTGGACCCGCTCGGCAGCCGAGAAGGGCATGCCCGAGGAGCTTACCGTCACGTCCACCTGGTTTGACCAGTTCATGGCCGGCTACATCTGGGATCTGCAGGGCGGCACAGTCGCCCAGATGATGGGCATGGAGGGCACCTTCACGGGGATCTTCATCGGCAACGCCTTTCTCGCCGCCATCCTGCCGACCTTCGTGATCCTGGTGCTGCTGTATGCGCTGTCGTTCCGCAAGGGTTACCTGCGCCGCAGCAAGATCGACAACCCCACCTTCGGTGACCACGTGCGCGGCATGAAGGCCATGTTCACCTCGTCGAAGAACACCGCCTATGCCGGCCTCGGCCTGGGCGTCTTCGCCGGTCTGCAGATGTGGACCACGGGGGCGATGCGTGACCACTACCAGATCTTCAACTTCGGCGAGCTCCTCGAGGACATGGGGTATACCGCCCAGGTCTCCATCCAGGGCACCGTCTTCGATCCCGGTTACTGGTACATCACCACCCAGGAGGCCCAGTGGGGCGGCTGGATCCTGGACAAGCTGGGCGCCGACACCACCAGCAATATCTACTTCGGCCTGGAGAACGGCATACCCAATCCGCTGCTCAACGCGCCCGGCCTCATGTCGGTGGGCATCATCCTGGGCGCGGCGATGCTGGCCAACATCAACCGTGAGTTCAAGTGGAAATGGCCCAGCCTGGAGGTCGCGATCTTCGCCCTGGTGGGCGGGGCGCTCATGGGCATCGGCGCGCGTGTCGGCATGGGCTGCAACATCGGCGCCTTCTTCGCCGCCGTCACCAACGGGGACCTGACCGGCTGGATCTTCCTGATCGGCATGGCCCTGGGCGGCTACTTCGGCGTGAAGGCCATTTCCTGGTGGATCAACTGGCAGGCATCACGCAAGGATGACGAGTTCGCCCTGTGA